From a region of the Apis cerana isolate GH-2021 linkage group LG13, AcerK_1.0, whole genome shotgun sequence genome:
- the LOC114577315 gene encoding trypsin-1-like, with protein sequence MLTKCLLVTIFVIQACLAKSLEPRITDGVPATRGEFPYQVSVQWGIPPLTQYSHSCGGSILNERYVLTAGHCVMKVGKSRVIAGKYELNKDESSQQVVNVARSIVHKGYKGGVAQHDIALLVLSSPLKFNNLVQPITLPKQGEKQTGQAVLSGWGSISKTVKPTLPNILQKANVPILDNAECLKELTSQSVVGNQPELFDTQVCSGIAGKEVSACSGDSGGPLAQKVGQKSVQVGIVSWGMMPCGSSHMPSVYTRVASYVNWIHENMS encoded by the exons ATGCTCACCAAGTGTCTATTGGTTACTATTTTCGTAATCCAGG CCTGTTTGGCCAAATCCTTGGAACCCCGTATCACGGATGGCGTCCCCGCCACTCGTGGTGAATTCCCATACCAAGTTTCTGTCCAATGGGGAATTCCACCCTTAACTCAATACAGCCACTCGTGCGGTGGATCCATCTTGAACGAAAGATACGTCCTGACCGCTGGACACTGCGTCATGAAAGTTGGAAAGTCTAGAGTGATTGCTGGCAAATACGAGCTGAACAAGGATGAATCTTCTCAACAAGTCGTTAACGTGGCAAGGAGTATCGTTCACAAAGGATACAAAGG tGGAGTTGCGCAACACGACATCGCTCTTCTCGTCCTGAGCTCCCCCTTGAAATTCAACAACTTGGTACAACCTATTACCCTGCCCAAACAAGGAGAGAAACAAACTGGACAAGCTGTACTCTCTGGATGGGGATCAATCTCTAAAACAGTAAAACCAACCTTACCAAACATCCTTCAAAAGGCTAATGTACCTATCCTGGACAACGCTGAATGCTTGAAAGAACTCACTTCCCAATCCGTTGTTGGAAACCAACCTGAATTGTTCGACACTCAAGTCTGTAGTGGTATCGCTGGCAAAGAGGTGTCTGCCTGTTCT ggtGACTCTGGCGGCCCGCTCGCCCAAAAGGTGGGTCAAAAATCTGTACAAGTTGGTATCGTTTCATGGGGTATGATGCCCTGTGGATCATCTCACATGCCCTCCGTATATACTCGTGTGGCCTCTTACGTAAATTGGATCCATGAAAATATGTCTTAA
- the LOC107996167 gene encoding carboxypeptidase B-like isoform X1 yields MAVDSNSIFRLVFGLSVIIASNRATARPQRADFEFFPAGEYNCSSLNNNDWSFDKKNREARFTVGEDIVYNETEDDLTIDNEIRGFSFSNIVDSVFTVMANGLDSIVTSIIGTEKSGKPKPNRVNYKNYQLIRLFPSSQGHVKELKELKEAETEDIKFWSEPMYNKTTDVVVAPDLVSELKIFLRDKGIDFKVLITNIQKTIANQNPKMSKEQRDDLVSSQGHSMTWKRYHRYGEIVRYMEYLTLKYPKLVEVITIGHSYEGQPIKMVKISNGRNKRNGSKSTVWIDAGMHAREWIGSAVATYIISQLVEKNSSYAKLLESSDWMILPVANPDGYEYSHTSDRLWRKTRSNHEENQEDSRYTDYSFLQLLNHYTKWLWGKCEGVDPNRNFGYHWGEVKEGGASLDPCHETYAGPRAFSEPETKAMADYILANKKDIRVYLTLHSYSQMWLVPWGYTYSKPSDYTELMNVAKKAIGAISKVHGTDYQLGPSADLLYPTSGASDDWAKGVAGIKYAYTLELRDRGTYGFLLPASQIVPTAREIWAGIRTIARLVTSNYRI; encoded by the exons ATGGCTGTCGACTCGAACTCGATTTTCCGCCTCGTGTTCGGCTTATCGGTGATCATCGCCTCGAATCGAGCCACGGCTCGACCGCAGCGCGccgatttcgaatttttccccGCGGGGGAGTACAATTGCTCGTCCTTGAACAATAACGATTGGTCCTTCGATAAGAAGAATCGTGAAGCAAG ATTTACGGTAGGAGAGGATATCGTATACAACGAGACCGAGGATGATTTAACAATCGATAATGAAATCAGAggattttctttctcgaacaTCGTTGATTCTGTGTTCACCGTGATGGCTAACGGACTCGATTCCATCGTGACTAGTATCATCGGCACGGAGAAAAGTGGCAAGCCTAAACCCAACAGAgtgaattacaaaaattatcaattgatCAGATTGTTCCCTAGTTCCCAAGGGCACGTGAAAGAGTTAAAGGAGCTGAAGGAGGCCGAGACTgaggatattaaattttggagCGAACCGATGTACAACAA AACAACCGACGTAGTCGTTGCTCCAGATCTTGTCTCCGAGCTGAAAATATTCCTTAGAGACAAAGGAATCGATTTCAAAGTTTTGATAACGAACATTCAG AAAACGATAGCGAATCAAAATCCAAAAATGTCGAAGGAACAACGCGACGATCTCGTCTCGAGCCAGGGGCACAGTATGACTTGGAAACGATATCATCGATATGGAG aGATCGTCAGGTACATGGAGTATCTGACTCTAAAGTATCCCAAACTGGTCGAAGTGATAACTATAGGTCATAGTTACGAGGGTCAACCCATTAAAATGGTCAAAATTTCGAACGGGCGAAACAAAAGGAATGGATCCAAATCGACTGTCTGGATAGACGCTG GTATGCACGCGCGCGAATGGATCGGTTCCGCTGTGGCGACCTACATCATCAGCCAGTTAGTCGAGAAGAACTCGAGCTACGCTAAATTGCTGGAGAGTTCAGACTGGATGATCTTACCTGTCGCGAATCCGGACGGCTACGAGTACAGTCACACGAGTGACAGATTGTGGAGAAAGACGAGGAGCAATCACGAGGAGAATCAAGAGGACAGTCG GTACACCGATTACAGCTTCCTTCAACTATTGAACCATTATACGAAGTGGTTATGGGGTAAGTGCGAGGGCGTCGACCCGAACAGGAATTTTGGATACCATTGGGGCGAGGTGAAGGAGGGTGGGGCCAGTCTGGACCCCTGCCACGAAACTTACGCCGGTCCACGAGCCTTCTCTGAACCGGAAACCAAGGCTATGGCCGATTACATCTTGGCCAATAAGAAGGATATCAG ggTTTATCTGACGTTGCACTCTTATTCGCAAATGTGGCTCGTGCCGTGGGGATACACGTATTCGAAACCGTCCGATTACACGGAATTGATGAACGTAGCTAAAAAAGCGATAGGGGCGATCTCGAAGGTGCACGGGACCGATTATCAACTCGGTCCATCAGCCGATTTGTTATATCCAACCTCAG GTGCTTCTGACGATTGGGCCAAGGGTGTAGCCGGGATAAAATACGCTTACACGTTGGAACTTCGAGATCGAGGAACATACGGATTCTTGCTTCCAGCATCGCAAATCGTGCCTACTGCTCGTGAAATTTGGGCAGGGATAAGAACGATCGCTCGTTTAGTAAC gagcaattatcgaatatga
- the LOC107996167 gene encoding carboxypeptidase B-like isoform X2, with protein MANGLDSIVTSIIGTEKSGKPKPNRVNYKNYQLIRLFPSSQGHVKELKELKEAETEDIKFWSEPMYNKTTDVVVAPDLVSELKIFLRDKGIDFKVLITNIQKTIANQNPKMSKEQRDDLVSSQGHSMTWKRYHRYGEIVRYMEYLTLKYPKLVEVITIGHSYEGQPIKMVKISNGRNKRNGSKSTVWIDAGMHAREWIGSAVATYIISQLVEKNSSYAKLLESSDWMILPVANPDGYEYSHTSDRLWRKTRSNHEENQEDSRYTDYSFLQLLNHYTKWLWGKCEGVDPNRNFGYHWGEVKEGGASLDPCHETYAGPRAFSEPETKAMADYILANKKDIRVYLTLHSYSQMWLVPWGYTYSKPSDYTELMNVAKKAIGAISKVHGTDYQLGPSADLLYPTSGASDDWAKGVAGIKYAYTLELRDRGTYGFLLPASQIVPTAREIWAGIRTIARLVTSNYRI; from the exons ATGGCTAACGGACTCGATTCCATCGTGACTAGTATCATCGGCACGGAGAAAAGTGGCAAGCCTAAACCCAACAGAgtgaattacaaaaattatcaattgatCAGATTGTTCCCTAGTTCCCAAGGGCACGTGAAAGAGTTAAAGGAGCTGAAGGAGGCCGAGACTgaggatattaaattttggagCGAACCGATGTACAACAA AACAACCGACGTAGTCGTTGCTCCAGATCTTGTCTCCGAGCTGAAAATATTCCTTAGAGACAAAGGAATCGATTTCAAAGTTTTGATAACGAACATTCAG AAAACGATAGCGAATCAAAATCCAAAAATGTCGAAGGAACAACGCGACGATCTCGTCTCGAGCCAGGGGCACAGTATGACTTGGAAACGATATCATCGATATGGAG aGATCGTCAGGTACATGGAGTATCTGACTCTAAAGTATCCCAAACTGGTCGAAGTGATAACTATAGGTCATAGTTACGAGGGTCAACCCATTAAAATGGTCAAAATTTCGAACGGGCGAAACAAAAGGAATGGATCCAAATCGACTGTCTGGATAGACGCTG GTATGCACGCGCGCGAATGGATCGGTTCCGCTGTGGCGACCTACATCATCAGCCAGTTAGTCGAGAAGAACTCGAGCTACGCTAAATTGCTGGAGAGTTCAGACTGGATGATCTTACCTGTCGCGAATCCGGACGGCTACGAGTACAGTCACACGAGTGACAGATTGTGGAGAAAGACGAGGAGCAATCACGAGGAGAATCAAGAGGACAGTCG GTACACCGATTACAGCTTCCTTCAACTATTGAACCATTATACGAAGTGGTTATGGGGTAAGTGCGAGGGCGTCGACCCGAACAGGAATTTTGGATACCATTGGGGCGAGGTGAAGGAGGGTGGGGCCAGTCTGGACCCCTGCCACGAAACTTACGCCGGTCCACGAGCCTTCTCTGAACCGGAAACCAAGGCTATGGCCGATTACATCTTGGCCAATAAGAAGGATATCAG ggTTTATCTGACGTTGCACTCTTATTCGCAAATGTGGCTCGTGCCGTGGGGATACACGTATTCGAAACCGTCCGATTACACGGAATTGATGAACGTAGCTAAAAAAGCGATAGGGGCGATCTCGAAGGTGCACGGGACCGATTATCAACTCGGTCCATCAGCCGATTTGTTATATCCAACCTCAG GTGCTTCTGACGATTGGGCCAAGGGTGTAGCCGGGATAAAATACGCTTACACGTTGGAACTTCGAGATCGAGGAACATACGGATTCTTGCTTCCAGCATCGCAAATCGTGCCTACTGCTCGTGAAATTTGGGCAGGGATAAGAACGATCGCTCGTTTAGTAAC gagcaattatcgaatatga